Sequence from the Fulvivirga ligni genome:
ACCGTAATGAGAGAAGTAACAATAAATGTAAAACAAAGAATACCTGAAGCTACTCAGCTGAGAAAGCTACAACGTAAATCTCTTGTAAGTTACATTTATATCGGAGAGCCTAAGAAGGCATCTGAGTTTGGTAGCGAACCTAAAATTCAAATTAATGATGCTTTTGCTGACCCTAAGGATATCATCCAGTGGGTGAATGAGCAAAAGGATGAATTAGCTGAGAATGAAAGAGATCAGCTTACCATCGCCATGAAAGTGGATGAGGAAGCTAAGAGAGGTTTGGTTTCAGACGTAGAAATAGAATTGCGTAAGGCAAATGCTAGAAAACTGCTTTACACTACTCTACAAAGTTCAGAAGATTAATTAGATTTCTAAATCTTTGAGAATATAAGGGCTATTTGCTTTACGCAATAGCCCTTTTTTTTATTATAACCCGATGGAGCTTAACAATAAGAAAATTATCAACGGCTGGTGTATGTATGACTGGGCTAACTCAGTATATTCATTAGTAATCACCTCAGCTATATTTCCAGTTTATTATGACGCCGTTACCACCACAGACGGACCCCAGGGGGACATGGTGGAGTTTTTTGGATTACATCTAAAAAACTCTGTGCTGTATGCCTGGTCGCTGTCATTTTCGTTTCTATTTGTTGCCTTCATTTTACCCTTACTTTCTGGTATAGCAGATTATGCCGGCAAGAAGAAGCTGTTCATGAAAATATTCATGTACCTCGGCGCATCGGCCTGTTTGGGGTTGTACTTTTTTACAGGCAAGGTGAACATAGAATTGGCCATTATTTGTTCTGTATTGGCCAGTGTGGGATACTCTTCTAGCTTGGTATTTTATGATGCCTTTTTGCCTGAAATAGCTTCTGCCGATAGGATGGATAAGGTAAGTGCGAAAGGATATTCTTTGGGGTATATAGGAAGTGTTATTTTGTTGATTGTAAATATATTGATGATCAATCAATATGAGGTCTTTGGATTTGAAAGTGATACAGGAGCAGTGCGGTTTTCTTTCTTAACCGTAGGCTTATGGTGGATAGGGTTTTCACAATTCACTTTCTTGAGATTACCTGATAATGTATTTAAAAGGAAATCTGATAAAGGATGGCTTACAGGAGGCTACAAGGAGCTGAAGAAGGTTTGGAATAGCCTTGGAGAGCAAAGGGTGCTGAAAAGGTTTTTATGGGCCTATCTTTTCTATAATATGGGGGTGCAAACCGTGATGTATCTGGCAGCTACGTTTGGTTCTAAAGAATTGAAGCTCGAAGGAAAACAATTGATAGGCATTGTATTAATTATTCAACTAGTGGCCATAGCTGGTGCCTATCTATTTGCCTATATATCTAAGGTACGAGGAAATAAACTTTCGCTGATGGTTATGATTGGCATCTGGATAGTCGTCTGTCTTGGCGCTTATTTTGTTACTAATGTTGAGCAGTTCTTTGCGTTGGCTTTTGTAGTAGGCTTGGTAATGGGAGGTATACAATCACTTTCAAGGTCCACTTACGCTAAACTTATCCCTGAGAACAGCATTGATCATACTTCGTACTTCAGCTTTTATGATGTTACCTTCAATGTTTCTATTGTAATCGGTACACTGGCGTATGGTGCAATAGAGCAGATAACAGGAAGCATGAGAAATAGCACCTTAGCACTGATGCTCTTTTTTATTATAGGGATGATCTTTTTACTATCGGTAAAGATGCCTCACCTTAAAAATGACGCTACCAAAGCTGACAGTTAAAAGAAAACTTCTTTGAATAGAAATACGATAATAGTGGTTGATAATCCTAGATAGATCAGAGTCACTGGTAATCCTATCTTTAAGAAATCCTTAAAATTATATCCACCTGGTCCATAGATGATCAGGTTAGTCTGATAGCCTACAGGTGTTAAGAAGGCAGCGGAGGCAGCAAAAGCAAGCCCGAGGTAGAACGGAGCTGCATCTAGCCCTAGTGAGCTTGTAATGGCCAGTGTAAGAGGAAATGCTATTGATACTGCTCCCACGTTAGTAATGAAGGAGGTCAAAATGGTGGTGATCAGCATAATACCGCACAGAATAGCAATGGGGCCATAGGGTTGTAATAGGCCGAGAACATATTTGGCTACAAACTCACCTGTTCCCGTACCAATGATAACTTCACCTAATGCAAGAGATAGTACAAGTATTGACACCAGATTGACGTCCAAATCCCTTTTAATGTTCTTCATAGTAATGAGCCTCATCGAGATCATTAAAGTGAAGATGATTAGTAGAGATACAAACAGTGAGAAGACTTGTGTAACGGCTAATAAGGCTACTACAGCCAAAATGACCATGAGTTTGTAAGAGTTCTTCTTATTGGGTTCTATTTCTTTGTTTTCCCCTGTAATGACATATAAGTCTTTATACATGTCGACTCGGTCATTAAAGTTGTTTCCAACATATAGAAGAAGTACATCACCAGCTTTAATTGACATTCGACCGATCTTTCCGCTTAGTTTTTCACCATTTCTGTGAACGGCTACCACGGCTGCGTCATATCTTTCACGGAAGTTAGAGCTCTTAATAGTCTTTCCTATAAGGCTGCTATTGGCACTTACTACACTTTCAACCACCTGGACCTTTCCGTTGGTGTTAGGGGACAGTTTCTCAGGTAATTCTACACCTATATCCGTTAAGGTAAGATCCACGATGTTATCCGTATTTCCTGCAAAGATCAAAACATCGTTAGCAATGATTTTTTCCTTTGGAGTAACAGGAGAAATGATCTGATTGTCTCTCACTATTTCTACAAGATAAACGCCATTAAGGTTTCTAAGGCCACCTTCGGCCACAGTTTTACCAATTAATGGACTATTGTCGCTTAGTCGTTTTTCAATTAGATATTGCCTTTTATTGGCTTGGAATTTTTCAATAAAATCAGTGTGATCTGGTAATAAATATTTACCAAAGAAGCCAATAAATAATACACAAACAAGGGCCACAGAAGAGCCGGTGATGAACAGTGACCAGGTGTCTAATCCTGTAATATTTCTTTCTGTTAAAAAACCATTTAAAACCAGCGTGGTAGATGTACCAATGATCGTAATCATACCCCCGATAATGGTTGAGTAGGATAGTGGTATAAGCAGTTTTGACGGTGATATTTTATTCTTTTTTCCCCAATTGAATACATAAGGTGTAAGTAAGACAACTACGGGAGTGTTATTTACAAATGATGATAGTATCGCTACCTTACTCATCATGCTAAATAGGAATCCTCTGTAGGTCTTTGCCCGTCCAAATACTTTGTTTAAGAATATCTCAATATTGAAGTTACTTCTGATGCCGGCCGTAATTAAAATTAGAAGTACTACACTTGCGATGGACTGATTAGAAAAACCTTCCAATACCTTTGCCGGCGTAAGTGTTCCAAACATTACAAAAATGATAATAGCAAACAGGAAGCTTACCGCTGGTTTCACTACTTCCAGATAAATGGCTATGAAAAGTATTAAAATAATGCCGAGTACAAAGTAAGGCTGGAAATCTGCAGGGATTATGTTCATGGGTTTAGCATAAAGTTAAATCAATTTTTTAGGTAAACATCTGGTTTTGGTTCGTTGAGAATTTTGATTTAACTAATTTTGAACGATGGTTACTTTAAATCTCCCCAAATTTGATTGTAATATCAGAAAAAACGAGGGGAAAGTTGAAATTTTTGACGTCATAAGGAAAAAATATATTGTGTTAACACCCGAAGAATGGGTGAGGCAGCATATTATTCATTTTTTACTTAATGAAAGAGGATATCCCCGGTCTTTGTTTAGGGTGGAATCCGGTCTTAAATATAATAAGAGGCAAAAGCGCTCTGATGTGCTGGTCTATAATAGAGAGGCGAGGCCATTTCTTATTGTAGAGTGTAAGGCGCACGATGTTAAAATAACTCAAGCTGGGTTTGATCAGGTGGCGGTATATAGTAAGCAGTTAGATGTTGACTTTTTGGTAGTGACTAACGGAATTAATCACTTCTGCTGTAAACTCAATAGAGAATCATCTCAGATGGAGTTTATAGATGATATACCATTCTATGAATAAAAAAAAGCCGCTAACAGCGGCTTTTTTTGGGTTGTTATTATTTAGTTAAGAAATTTCTCAACATCTGTATATTCAAGGTTGAAGGCTTCGCCCACAGCTTTGTAAACGATCTCTCCTTTAATTACGTTAAGTCCTAGCTTTAATTCCTGATTATCAGCACAAGCTTTCTTCCATCCTTTGTTTGCTAGTTGTAATGCATATGGTAATGTTGCATTAGTAAGCGCTAGGGTAGAAGTGTAAGGAACAGCGCCAGGCATGTTAGCTACACAGTAATGAAGTACATCATCAATTACATAAGTAGGGTCTTCATGCGTAGTAGGCTTACAAGTCTCAATACATCCACCCTGATCTACTGCTACGTCTACAAGTACCGTTCCTGGTCTCATATCTTTTAGCATGTCTTTAGTGATCAAGTGGGGAGCCTTAGCACCAGGTATAAGTACAGCACCTACAATAAGGTCATGAGTACCAATAAGTTCTCTGATGTTATATTCGTTAGACATGAATGTGTTAACGTTAGCAGGCATTACATCATCTAAGTATCTTAATCTTGGTAAGTTAAGATCCATGATAGTAACGTCAGCTCCCATGCCAGCAGCCATTTTAGCAGCGTTAGTACCTACTACACCACCTCCTAAAATTAATACTTTAGCAGGTCTTACTCCTGGTACACCACCAAGAAGAATACCTCTTCCTTTAAGTGGTTTCTCTAGGAATTTAGCACCTTCCTGAATCGCCATTCTTCCGGCTACCTCAGACATAGGTATAAGTAGTGGTAAGCTTCTGTCAGCTTTTTCTACTGTTTCGTAAGCCAAACATACCGCTTTGCTTTCAATCATGGCCTTAGTTAAAGGCTCATATGAAGCGAAATGGAAATAGGTGAACACTAGCTGATCTTCTTTAATGAGCTTGTATTCAGCTTCTATTGGTTCCTTTACCTTCATGATCATCTCAGCGATGTCATATACTTCTTCAATAGTAGGTAAAGTGGAGGCACCTGCTGCAATGTATTCAGCATCTATGAAACCACTTCCTTCTCCAGCGGTTGCCTGAACGTACACTGTGTGACCTGCCTTTACTAATTCCTGAGCTCCTGCAGGAGTTAGCGCTACACGATTTTCGTTGTTCTTAATCTCTTTTGGTACACCTATTATCATTTCATAAACAGTTTAATAAGGGCTACAAATATAGGAAGTACATAGGCATTAAATGTTGGTTTTGTATATATAAAATCAAGTAATTAAAGAAATAAAAATTAAATTTTAATTAATTTTATTAAGGCAAAATAATATTCTGCTTTTCCTGTCTAAACTTTATTTTTCATCCACTTATGGGGCTTCTCATCTTTGTAAATGGAAGATCATTTTGATTTCGGTAATTTGAAACGATCTCTTTTTTGGTTATTTTTGTTATGATTTAGAAAAAAAGTGTACATGGACTAAACTTTAAAAATAAGCGATTTGAGCACTACTGATATTATTAAGAAAAGCACGAAGAAGAAGACTGAGGTTATTGCAGATTACAGGTTGGCTTGTCAAAGTAGAGAAGCTAGCTTATTAGGCAGAAAAGAGGTTTTCATGGGGAAAGCTAAGTTCGGCATTTTTGGGGATGGTAAAGAGGTGGCTCAGATAGCCATGGCGAAAGTTTTCCAGGATGGTGATTTTAGATCTGGTTATTACAGAGATCAAACGTTCATGCTGGCCATTGGCGAGCTTACTTTGGAGCAGTATTTTGCACAATTATATGCCCATACCGATGTGGAGGCAGATCCTGCTTCAGCTGGTCGTTTAATGAACGGGCACTTCGCCACCAGAATGCTGGATGAGAATGGCGAATTAAAGGAGCTTAGTAAGCATAAAAACAGTAGCGCTGATATTTCACCTACTGCAGCTCAAATGCCAAGATTAGTTGGTTTGGCTTACGCATCTAAATTGTTTAGACAAAACAAAGGTCTTCATAAATATAAAAATCTATCTATTAAGGGTAACGAGGTGGCTTTCGGAACCATAGGAAATGCTTCTACATCCGAAGGTATTTTTTATGAGTCCATAAACGCTGCTGGTGTACTACAAGTGCCAATGTTGGTGGCTGTGTGGGATGATGATTATGGAATATCAGTACCTCAGGAATATCACACTACTAAAGGAAGTATTTCAGAAGCCTTAAAAGGATTTCAAAGAGAAAATGGTAGTAATGGATATGAGATATTCACTGCTAAAGGTTGGGATTACACAGGCCTGATAGATACATTCATTAAAGCATCTAAAGTCTCCAGAGATGAGCATGTACCTACCTTGGTTCATGTTAAAGAAGTAACGCAACCACAAGGGCACTCTACTTCAGGTTCGCATGAGAGATACAAGTCTAAGGAGAGATTAGAGTGGGAAAAGGATCATGACTGTATTAAGAAAATGCGGGAGTGGATACTTGAAAATGATTTAGCCACCTCTGCGGAACTAGATGAAGTAGAAAAAGAGGCGAAACAATTTGCTAAAAACGCGAAGAACTCAGCTTGGAAAGCATTCAACGAGTCTTTAAAAGCTGACGAAAAAGAGGCGTTAGAGCTTTTAACAGAAGCAATTCACGAAAGTGCTCATAAAGAGGCGCTTCAAAATATTAGAAACGGTCTTAAAAATGCACTTAATCCTATTAGAATGGACAGTGTAAGAGCTGTGAAGAAAGCTCTCCGTTGCATTAGAAAAGAAAACATCTCTACCAAGGCAAAATTACAAGACTGGGTAAAAAGAGTAGCTGCTGATAATTTTGAGAATTTCAGTTCTAACCTTCATAGTCAGTCGGCACAGGCAGCCATGAATGTGCAGGTGGTAGATCCAGTATATAATGATGATAGCCAGCTGGTTGATGGAAGGGAAGTATTGCAGGCTTGTTTTGACAATGCTTTAGCAAGAGATCCAAGAGTACTTGCTTTTGGCGAAGATGTAGGTAGAATCGGAGATGTGAACCAGGCTTTTGCTGGCTTGCAGGAGAAGTACGGCGAATTAAGAGTTACAGATACTGGGATTAGAGAGGCTACGATTATAGGGCAGGGTATTGGTGCAGCGCTTAGAGGTTTAAGGCCAATCGCTGAAATTCAGTATCTTGACTATTTGATCTACGCTATCCAGATCATGTCTGATGACTTGGCTACATTGCAATACAGAACCAGAGGTGGTCAAAAAGCACCATTAATTGTAAGAACAAGAGGGCATAGATTAGAAGGTGTTTGGCACGCAGGGTCTCCTATGGGTATGATTCTTCATAGTTTGAGGGGGATGTACGTGTTGGTGCCTAGAAATATGACCCAGGCAGCTGGTTTTTATAACACACTACTTCAGTCTGACGATACGGCACTAATTATCGAGTGTCTGAACGGATATCGATTAAAAGAAAGAATACCAGAAAATATTGGTGAATTTACGGTGCCTTTAGGTCAGCCAGAAGTGCTAAGAGAAGGTAGTGATGTAACGATCGTTACCTACGGTTCTATGTGTAAGATAGTGATGGAGGCCGCTGATCAACTTAAAGAATACGATATTTCTTGCGAAGTGATTGACGTGCAGACCCTATTGCCATTTGATATTAATCACACCATAGTAGAATCTTTGAAGAAGACAAATCGAGTTATTTTTGCAGATGAAGACGTGCCAGGTGGAGCTACGGCATTTATGATGCAAAAGGTGCTTGAAGAGCAAAATGGATACGCTTACTTAGATAGCAAGCCAGTTACACTTGCTGCGAAAGAGCACAGGCCTGCTTATGCTTCTGATGGTGATTACTTCTCTAAACCAAATACAGAAGATGTATTTGATGTGGCTTACACCATCATGTCAGAGGTAAATCCTGAAAGATATCCTGAGATATATTAATTGACACGAATGTCCTGAAGAGTAAATTCAGGACTTTCTACTACATTGCTAGGATTGCCTTCTCGGTCATAAATAAATACTCGAAGCCTTAGTGTTTCGCTCTGGAATTTATCATTGAATGCAATCTCGGCAATGGCGTACCTGATAGAGCCCTCAAGCGGACTTGGTTTGCTGAGGTCATCAGAAAGAATAGGAAACCTGCCACTGAAGGTGGTGCTGCATTCTAACTCCGTTCTTTCATTATAGTCACGGAATTCTCCATTTTCCTTAATTTGTAGTTGGATGATGAAGTTGTTGTATCTCTGATTGAACTCATAGTAGACAGTGTCGTTTACTTGAACTTCTACACCGTCAATTCTCCTTAACGTTGGATTGATGTCGTAATTAAGACATATAAAATCTCCGCTATAAGGAGGTAAGCCTAAATCATCTGCATCAGAAAAAGTTGCTAATTCATCAGGTAGTACGTCAAATTGCGGGTCAAACCTTTGACCTGATTTATTGAAATATATCTTATTGCTGAAGGGGTAGTTACTTTCTTCAGGGCCTAAACCTACATCGCCGTCGCCATCTTCAAAGTCAACACTCACAATTAGAGAGTCTGCATCAGGAAAATTTCCAAGTTTAAACTGAACGTAGTTAAAGTCTATATGCGGTTGATCAGGGTAGTTTGGAGCATCAAAACATGAGCTGGCTGTAAGGCCAATAGTAATTATAAGAAGTAAAGTGTTTATCTTCATGGCGTGGTTTTATAAGCACAATTGTAC
This genomic interval carries:
- a CDS encoding ExbD/TolR family protein; amino-acid sequence: MSKFKKKANTKQEIPTSALPDIIFMLLFFFMVTTVMREVTINVKQRIPEATQLRKLQRKSLVSYIYIGEPKKASEFGSEPKIQINDAFADPKDIIQWVNEQKDELAENERDQLTIAMKVDEEAKRGLVSDVEIELRKANARKLLYTTLQSSED
- a CDS encoding MFS transporter, producing MELNNKKIINGWCMYDWANSVYSLVITSAIFPVYYDAVTTTDGPQGDMVEFFGLHLKNSVLYAWSLSFSFLFVAFILPLLSGIADYAGKKKLFMKIFMYLGASACLGLYFFTGKVNIELAIICSVLASVGYSSSLVFYDAFLPEIASADRMDKVSAKGYSLGYIGSVILLIVNILMINQYEVFGFESDTGAVRFSFLTVGLWWIGFSQFTFLRLPDNVFKRKSDKGWLTGGYKELKKVWNSLGEQRVLKRFLWAYLFYNMGVQTVMYLAATFGSKELKLEGKQLIGIVLIIQLVAIAGAYLFAYISKVRGNKLSLMVMIGIWIVVCLGAYFVTNVEQFFALAFVVGLVMGGIQSLSRSTYAKLIPENSIDHTSYFSFYDVTFNVSIVIGTLAYGAIEQITGSMRNSTLALMLFFIIGMIFLLSVKMPHLKNDATKADS
- a CDS encoding SLC13 family permease, with the translated sequence MNIIPADFQPYFVLGIILILFIAIYLEVVKPAVSFLFAIIIFVMFGTLTPAKVLEGFSNQSIASVVLLILITAGIRSNFNIEIFLNKVFGRAKTYRGFLFSMMSKVAILSSFVNNTPVVVLLTPYVFNWGKKNKISPSKLLIPLSYSTIIGGMITIIGTSTTLVLNGFLTERNITGLDTWSLFITGSSVALVCVLFIGFFGKYLLPDHTDFIEKFQANKRQYLIEKRLSDNSPLIGKTVAEGGLRNLNGVYLVEIVRDNQIISPVTPKEKIIANDVLIFAGNTDNIVDLTLTDIGVELPEKLSPNTNGKVQVVESVVSANSSLIGKTIKSSNFRERYDAAVVAVHRNGEKLSGKIGRMSIKAGDVLLLYVGNNFNDRVDMYKDLYVITGENKEIEPNKKNSYKLMVILAVVALLAVTQVFSLFVSLLIIFTLMISMRLITMKNIKRDLDVNLVSILVLSLALGEVIIGTGTGEFVAKYVLGLLQPYGPIAILCGIMLITTILTSFITNVGAVSIAFPLTLAITSSLGLDAAPFYLGLAFAASAAFLTPVGYQTNLIIYGPGGYNFKDFLKIGLPVTLIYLGLSTTIIVFLFKEVFF
- a CDS encoding type I restriction enzyme HsdR N-terminal domain-containing protein yields the protein MVTLNLPKFDCNIRKNEGKVEIFDVIRKKYIVLTPEEWVRQHIIHFLLNERGYPRSLFRVESGLKYNKRQKRSDVLVYNREARPFLIVECKAHDVKITQAGFDQVAVYSKQLDVDFLVVTNGINHFCCKLNRESSQMEFIDDIPFYE
- the ald gene encoding alanine dehydrogenase, with the translated sequence MIIGVPKEIKNNENRVALTPAGAQELVKAGHTVYVQATAGEGSGFIDAEYIAAGASTLPTIEEVYDIAEMIMKVKEPIEAEYKLIKEDQLVFTYFHFASYEPLTKAMIESKAVCLAYETVEKADRSLPLLIPMSEVAGRMAIQEGAKFLEKPLKGRGILLGGVPGVRPAKVLILGGGVVGTNAAKMAAGMGADVTIMDLNLPRLRYLDDVMPANVNTFMSNEYNIRELIGTHDLIVGAVLIPGAKAPHLITKDMLKDMRPGTVLVDVAVDQGGCIETCKPTTHEDPTYVIDDVLHYCVANMPGAVPYTSTLALTNATLPYALQLANKGWKKACADNQELKLGLNVIKGEIVYKAVGEAFNLEYTDVEKFLN
- a CDS encoding alpha-ketoacid dehydrogenase subunit alpha/beta, which encodes MSTTDIIKKSTKKKTEVIADYRLACQSREASLLGRKEVFMGKAKFGIFGDGKEVAQIAMAKVFQDGDFRSGYYRDQTFMLAIGELTLEQYFAQLYAHTDVEADPASAGRLMNGHFATRMLDENGELKELSKHKNSSADISPTAAQMPRLVGLAYASKLFRQNKGLHKYKNLSIKGNEVAFGTIGNASTSEGIFYESINAAGVLQVPMLVAVWDDDYGISVPQEYHTTKGSISEALKGFQRENGSNGYEIFTAKGWDYTGLIDTFIKASKVSRDEHVPTLVHVKEVTQPQGHSTSGSHERYKSKERLEWEKDHDCIKKMREWILENDLATSAELDEVEKEAKQFAKNAKNSAWKAFNESLKADEKEALELLTEAIHESAHKEALQNIRNGLKNALNPIRMDSVRAVKKALRCIRKENISTKAKLQDWVKRVAADNFENFSSNLHSQSAQAAMNVQVVDPVYNDDSQLVDGREVLQACFDNALARDPRVLAFGEDVGRIGDVNQAFAGLQEKYGELRVTDTGIREATIIGQGIGAALRGLRPIAEIQYLDYLIYAIQIMSDDLATLQYRTRGGQKAPLIVRTRGHRLEGVWHAGSPMGMILHSLRGMYVLVPRNMTQAAGFYNTLLQSDDTALIIECLNGYRLKERIPENIGEFTVPLGQPEVLREGSDVTIVTYGSMCKIVMEAADQLKEYDISCEVIDVQTLLPFDINHTIVESLKKTNRVIFADEDVPGGATAFMMQKVLEEQNGYAYLDSKPVTLAAKEHRPAYASDGDYFSKPNTEDVFDVAYTIMSEVNPERYPEIY